One genomic window of Sphingobacterium oryzagri includes the following:
- a CDS encoding efflux RND transporter permease subunit, giving the protein MSLSTLSIKRPVLAIVMNLLLILFGIIGYTFLGVREYPSIDPAQISVRTSYSGANADIIESQITEPLEKSINAIDGIRNISSSSNQGSSNITIEFNLGKNLEEAANDVRDKVSQALRNLPQDIDAAPVVSKADADSEPIITMTVQSTTKNVLELSDYSENVIAQRLQTIPGVSSVQIWGQRKFAMRLWIDPNRLASYGLTVLDVRTALNNQNVELPSGKLTGSNTELAVKTIGNLATEEEFNNIIIKSDNNRIIRMGDVGSAALEAENFETKMSDSGYPMVSLAVIPQPGTNYLDIAEQFYAEYDKIKSDIPPGYELNIAIDNTQFVKKAVFEVVETLLIAIVLVVIIIYIFFRNWAIAFRPLIDIPVSLIATFFIMYLCGFSINVLTLLAIVLATGLVVDDGIVVTENIFKKVEEGMSPIEAAIKGSNEIFFAVISISITLAAVFLPVIFLEGFVGRLFREFGVVIGAAVLISAFVSLSLTPMLNAYLMKGGEQQRSKFYDKTEHYFELMNKEYEGSLRGFLRMKWLSFVVIAGCFVLIYFFYSVLPKETAPYDDRSYVSLRATAPEGVSYDYMDRFMTELTMLINDSVPEKKVSLVITSPGFGSASTNSGMVRLGLVQPDERQRSQEAISNDLSRLTRQYSEARVAVSQQPTISVNRRGGLPIQYIIQAPNFQKLEEKIPEFMEELSKNNTFSMVDVNLKFNKPEIYVTIDRAKAQSMGVSVLDVAQTLQMSLAGQRFGYFMMNGKQYQVMGQFDRKDRATPMDLASIFVKSRNGQLIQLDNIVTMEERSSPPQLYHNNRYMSATVSAGLAPGKSMGDGIEAMNAVKEKVLDATFTTDLGGEARDFVESGSNTMFAFGLAVLLIFLILAAQFESFMDPVIILLTVPMAVGGAMFSLWLFGQSWNIFSQIGTIMLIGLVTKNGILIVEFANQLRDQGYEKYQAVVMASEARLRPILMTSLAIALGALPIALSLGAASTSRIGMGVVIVGGTMFSLILTLYVIPAFYLMMSRPRTKRPEFENIDA; this is encoded by the coding sequence ATGAGTTTATCTACACTAAGCATTAAACGCCCCGTTCTCGCTATTGTGATGAACCTGTTGTTGATATTATTTGGGATTATCGGTTACACTTTTCTGGGTGTGCGCGAATATCCTTCTATTGATCCGGCACAAATTTCTGTTCGCACGAGTTACTCGGGGGCAAATGCCGATATTATCGAATCACAAATAACCGAGCCTTTAGAAAAATCTATAAACGCCATAGACGGGATTCGAAATATCTCTTCGTCCAGCAATCAGGGAAGCAGTAATATCACAATTGAGTTTAATCTCGGGAAAAATCTCGAAGAGGCCGCAAACGACGTACGCGATAAGGTGTCGCAAGCGTTGCGCAATCTACCTCAAGATATCGACGCAGCACCGGTTGTTTCCAAGGCCGATGCCGATTCCGAACCGATCATTACCATGACGGTACAAAGTACGACCAAAAATGTACTGGAGCTATCCGATTATTCTGAAAACGTGATTGCCCAACGTCTACAGACTATTCCTGGCGTGAGTTCCGTACAAATATGGGGGCAACGTAAGTTTGCCATGCGCTTATGGATTGATCCTAACCGACTGGCGTCTTACGGCTTAACGGTGTTGGATGTCAGAACCGCATTAAATAACCAGAATGTAGAGCTTCCCTCAGGAAAACTGACGGGTTCCAATACCGAACTAGCCGTAAAGACGATCGGGAATCTCGCAACAGAAGAAGAGTTTAACAACATCATCATCAAATCGGATAATAACCGGATTATCCGTATGGGCGACGTTGGTTCGGCGGCACTGGAAGCTGAAAATTTTGAAACTAAAATGTCCGATTCAGGCTACCCGATGGTGAGTTTGGCGGTTATTCCACAACCTGGAACTAATTATTTGGATATTGCTGAACAGTTTTACGCGGAGTACGATAAGATCAAAAGTGATATCCCGCCAGGCTATGAACTCAATATAGCAATCGATAATACGCAGTTTGTAAAAAAGGCAGTTTTTGAAGTTGTGGAAACGTTGTTGATCGCCATCGTGTTGGTCGTTATCATTATTTACATCTTTTTTAGAAACTGGGCGATCGCGTTCCGGCCACTGATCGACATTCCCGTTTCCTTAATCGCTACCTTTTTTATCATGTACCTTTGCGGGTTTTCCATCAACGTATTAACCTTGTTGGCTATCGTACTTGCCACGGGTTTAGTGGTGGATGACGGTATTGTCGTTACGGAAAATATATTCAAGAAAGTAGAAGAAGGCATGTCGCCTATCGAGGCGGCTATCAAAGGTTCAAACGAAATCTTCTTTGCCGTGATTTCGATTTCGATAACGCTGGCGGCTGTTTTTTTACCTGTTATCTTTTTAGAAGGTTTTGTTGGACGCTTATTCAGAGAATTTGGTGTTGTTATTGGCGCGGCCGTACTCATATCAGCCTTTGTCTCGCTGTCGCTTACCCCGATGCTTAACGCCTATCTGATGAAGGGCGGCGAACAGCAGCGTTCTAAATTTTACGACAAAACGGAACATTACTTTGAGTTAATGAACAAAGAATACGAGGGTTCGTTGAGGGGCTTTCTACGCATGAAATGGCTGAGTTTTGTCGTTATCGCCGGCTGTTTCGTTTTAATCTATTTCTTTTATTCCGTACTGCCAAAGGAAACGGCACCGTATGATGATCGCAGTTACGTTAGTCTGCGTGCTACCGCACCAGAGGGCGTCTCTTACGATTATATGGATCGATTTATGACCGAGCTGACCATGCTGATCAATGATTCCGTTCCGGAAAAGAAAGTCAGTTTGGTGATCACTTCTCCAGGATTTGGCTCGGCATCGACCAATAGCGGTATGGTACGCTTAGGCTTGGTTCAGCCCGATGAGCGGCAACGTTCGCAGGAAGCGATCAGCAATGATCTTTCGCGGCTGACACGTCAATATTCTGAAGCACGCGTGGCTGTTTCGCAGCAGCCCACTATCTCGGTCAACAGGCGTGGCGGTTTGCCCATTCAATATATTATTCAGGCACCAAACTTTCAAAAGCTGGAAGAAAAGATTCCGGAATTTATGGAAGAGTTGTCCAAGAATAATACCTTTTCGATGGTAGACGTCAATTTGAAATTCAACAAACCGGAGATTTACGTCACGATTGATCGTGCAAAGGCGCAATCGATGGGTGTATCGGTACTGGACGTAGCACAAACCTTACAGATGTCATTGGCGGGGCAACGTTTTGGTTATTTCATGATGAATGGGAAACAATATCAGGTGATGGGACAGTTTGATCGGAAAGATCGGGCAACACCGATGGATTTGGCTTCCATATTTGTAAAAAGCCGAAATGGGCAGCTTATTCAATTAGATAATATTGTGACCATGGAAGAGCGTAGCAGTCCGCCGCAGTTGTACCACAACAACCGCTACATGTCGGCCACGGTATCGGCCGGCTTAGCGCCGGGAAAAAGTATGGGCGATGGTATTGAGGCGATGAATGCCGTGAAGGAAAAAGTATTGGATGCTACCTTTACCACAGATCTTGGCGGTGAAGCACGCGATTTTGTAGAAAGCGGCTCCAATACCATGTTTGCTTTTGGTCTTGCCGTTTTGCTGATCTTTCTTATTCTTGCTGCGCAGTTTGAGAGTTTTATGGATCCGGTTATCATTCTCCTTACCGTACCTATGGCTGTTGGCGGTGCCATGTTTTCGTTATGGCTTTTTGGTCAGTCATGGAATATTTTCAGCCAGATCGGCACGATCATGCTTATCGGCTTAGTAACCAAAAATGGTATCCTGATTGTCGAATTTGCCAACCAACTACGCGATCAAGGCTATGAAAAATACCAAGCCGTGGTCATGGCATCAGAGGCACGTTTACGACCGATTTTGATGACTTCCCTGGCCATTGCTTTAGGAGCACTTCCTATCGCGCTATCGCTAGGCGCTGCATCAACCAGCCGAATTGGCATGGGCGTAGTGATTGTTGGCGGTACCATGTTTTCCCTGATCTTGACATTATATGTTATTCCTGCATTTTATCTGATGATGTCTCGTCCGCGTACAAAAAGACCTGAATTTGAAAATATCGATGCGTAG
- a CDS encoding formylglycine-generating enzyme family protein gives MDLTKYIVGFALPLIAACQGNAGQTANTSSSDSVAVCHVGSIPSRFAAIQADSIVQTQGKDNANMVLIEGGKFMMGSTNFPDAQPVHQVSLQSFYMDEHEVTNAQFAAFVAATDYVTVAERPLDAAEFPGVDPQMLVPGSAVFAAPANVSGLNDHLQWWTYVPGANWKHPEGPESSIKGKENYPVTQLAYEDAEAYAKWAGKRLPTEAEWEYAAKAGHHTNELYYWGKEKKEEGKWLANIYQGDFPTNNTKEDGFETTAPVKSFPANAWGLYDMEGNVWEWCSDFYRPDAYSNSAANSNPTGPATSYDPQEPGLVKRVQRGGSFLCNDQYCERYKAGSRGKGEVNSPTNNVGFRCVKTI, from the coding sequence ATGGATCTAACTAAATATATCGTCGGATTTGCTTTACCCTTGATTGCAGCTTGCCAGGGCAATGCTGGTCAAACGGCAAACACCAGCAGTTCCGATTCAGTCGCTGTTTGTCACGTTGGCAGCATTCCTTCGCGATTTGCAGCCATCCAAGCTGATTCGATCGTACAAACTCAAGGTAAGGACAATGCCAATATGGTCTTGATTGAAGGCGGTAAGTTTATGATGGGCTCGACAAATTTTCCGGATGCACAACCCGTACATCAGGTTTCGCTCCAATCGTTTTACATGGACGAACATGAAGTGACGAATGCACAGTTTGCCGCTTTTGTGGCTGCTACCGATTATGTGACGGTAGCCGAGCGCCCGCTGGATGCCGCCGAATTTCCGGGCGTGGATCCGCAGATGCTTGTGCCTGGATCGGCAGTTTTTGCTGCACCGGCCAACGTTAGCGGGCTTAACGATCATTTGCAATGGTGGACCTATGTGCCGGGCGCAAATTGGAAACATCCCGAAGGTCCGGAAAGCTCGATCAAAGGCAAAGAAAATTATCCGGTAACGCAACTGGCTTATGAAGATGCCGAAGCTTATGCAAAATGGGCAGGAAAACGGTTGCCTACCGAAGCCGAATGGGAATACGCGGCAAAAGCGGGCCATCATACCAATGAATTGTACTATTGGGGAAAAGAAAAAAAGGAAGAAGGTAAATGGCTGGCAAATATTTATCAGGGCGATTTCCCGACCAATAATACGAAAGAAGATGGCTTCGAAACAACAGCACCGGTAAAATCTTTTCCGGCAAATGCCTGGGGATTGTATGATATGGAAGGAAATGTATGGGAATGGTGTTCCGATTTTTATCGTCCCGACGCGTACAGCAATTCCGCCGCAAACTCAAATCCTACAGGTCCTGCAACGTCTTACGATCCGCAAGAGCCTGGCCTCGTCAAACGCGTACAGCGCGGAGGCTCTTTTCTCTGCAACGACCAATATTGTGAGCGCTACAAAGCTGGCAGTCGAGGCAAAGGGGAGGTTAATAGCCCGACCAACAATGTTGGTTTCCGCTGTGTGAAAACTATATAA
- a CDS encoding efflux RND transporter periplasmic adaptor subunit — MSKRVAIVLITLVLIIGALVGYRIMVNKEKSTEGKSGAGTSESKVYGMIVHGKPFSDFLSLTGAIEPNEVVSLRSEISGIAEELNFSEGGQVADGQVLVRINDGELRAQLAQAKTQNILSAENERRAKLLLEKEAISQEEYDVASAVYRTSQSQMQLIDAQLRKSVIRAPFSGTIGLRNISKGSYITPTTDIAQLVNLSKVKLQFSVPEKYANKVKIGSLVRFTVQEIREEFTARVYAIEPIVESATRTLSVRALADNGSSKLIPGTFANVIFPLETIENGLLVPAEALIPIQNGKKIFVKKNGKAAEVLVETGGRTDAEVLILKGIQDGDTILTSGVMSLRDGSPVSVTLR; from the coding sequence ATGAGCAAAAGAGTTGCGATCGTTTTAATCACATTAGTTCTTATTATTGGGGCGTTGGTAGGATACCGTATAATGGTGAACAAAGAGAAATCTACTGAAGGAAAAAGTGGCGCAGGAACCTCCGAGTCAAAGGTATACGGCATGATTGTGCATGGTAAACCATTCTCTGATTTTTTATCGCTTACCGGTGCTATAGAACCCAATGAGGTTGTTAGTCTACGGTCGGAAATATCAGGTATAGCTGAAGAATTAAATTTCTCGGAAGGGGGACAAGTAGCTGATGGGCAGGTATTGGTTCGTATAAATGATGGCGAACTACGTGCACAATTAGCGCAGGCGAAGACACAAAATATACTTTCTGCTGAAAACGAACGACGCGCAAAACTGCTTTTAGAAAAAGAGGCAATAAGCCAAGAAGAATACGACGTTGCCAGTGCCGTATATCGCACTTCGCAATCGCAGATGCAACTGATCGATGCGCAGCTTCGTAAATCGGTCATCCGCGCACCGTTTTCGGGAACCATCGGTTTACGTAACATTTCAAAAGGCAGTTACATAACACCTACGACCGATATTGCGCAGCTCGTCAATCTTAGTAAGGTCAAACTACAATTTTCCGTTCCAGAGAAGTACGCTAATAAGGTTAAGATTGGTAGTTTGGTACGCTTCACGGTACAAGAGATACGTGAGGAGTTCACAGCGCGCGTATACGCTATCGAACCCATTGTTGAAAGTGCTACGCGTACCTTAAGCGTGCGCGCTTTGGCTGATAATGGTAGCAGCAAGCTTATACCGGGCACGTTTGCTAATGTTATTTTTCCGTTGGAAACGATAGAAAACGGCCTATTGGTACCCGCAGAGGCTTTGATTCCCATTCAAAATGGTAAAAAGATTTTTGTTAAGAAAAACGGTAAAGCTGCAGAAGTTTTGGTAGAAACAGGAGGACGAACGGATGCAGAGGTATTGATTCTGAAAGGTATCCAGGATGGTGATACGATACTTACCTCGGGTGTGATGTCGTTGCGCGATGGTAGTCCGGTCAGTGTCACCTTACGATAA
- a CDS encoding TolC family protein, whose product MLRKIWIICSLVCCMSQWSSGQELLTVKTAVEVALENNYDIRLTKTVQKIARENNTYGAAGMLPTVTGDLSNNNSVQNSNQLQNNGVERSLDNAKNNNLTYGVSLGWTIFDGLGMFARLEKLQELEKQGDLQMKRTVLTTVGDVITLYYTIVEQQNMLSALDSSIHISNERLRTAQNRFSIGKAAKLEVLNVQVNLNEDVSLRLRQAERVKNLKTSLNSLLARELDIDFMVDTVVNIDDALVYSDLLDRANQFNPDLQLIVLNKRLAELDLKTVKAGRYPIVRVNTGYNFSRSESSLGFVASANSRGLNYGLTASVNIFDGFNQRRNERVAKIQVDNAALQIEQQRLMVHTNLKTAYETYLTNLELVKLEEKNEDIARQNLNITLAKYTIGSISSVEFRDAQENFVNALSRFNTAQLQAKLSEVQLKELIGQIDF is encoded by the coding sequence ATGCTAAGAAAAATATGGATAATCTGCTCCTTAGTTTGCTGCATGTCGCAGTGGAGTAGTGGCCAAGAATTATTGACCGTTAAGACTGCCGTAGAAGTAGCTTTGGAAAATAATTACGATATCCGTTTGACAAAAACGGTACAAAAAATAGCGAGAGAAAACAATACTTACGGCGCTGCCGGCATGCTACCGACCGTGACTGGCGATTTGTCTAACAACAATAGTGTACAAAACTCCAATCAACTCCAGAATAACGGCGTCGAACGTTCGCTAGACAACGCAAAAAATAATAATTTGACCTACGGAGTAAGTTTAGGATGGACCATCTTCGATGGTTTGGGCATGTTTGCGCGCCTGGAAAAGTTACAAGAGTTAGAAAAGCAGGGAGACCTGCAAATGAAACGAACCGTATTGACTACGGTAGGAGATGTAATCACCTTATATTACACCATCGTTGAGCAACAAAATATGTTGTCTGCCCTAGATTCCAGTATCCATATTTCCAATGAACGCCTCCGCACGGCACAAAACAGGTTTTCCATCGGGAAGGCAGCGAAGCTAGAAGTGCTCAACGTGCAGGTAAATTTGAACGAAGACGTGTCGCTTCGACTCCGACAGGCTGAAAGGGTTAAAAACTTAAAAACGTCCTTAAACAGTTTATTGGCTCGCGAGCTTGATATCGATTTTATGGTTGATACCGTTGTTAACATTGACGACGCCTTGGTTTACAGCGATTTGCTCGATCGCGCGAACCAGTTTAATCCAGATCTACAGCTTATTGTGCTGAACAAGCGGTTGGCAGAATTGGATTTAAAAACCGTGAAGGCCGGCAGATATCCAATAGTTCGCGTCAATACCGGATACAATTTTTCCCGCTCGGAATCTAGTTTGGGATTTGTGGCTAGTGCCAACTCGCGCGGTCTAAATTACGGTTTGACGGCCTCCGTGAATATCTTCGATGGATTTAACCAGCGGCGTAACGAACGCGTGGCAAAGATCCAGGTCGACAATGCGGCGTTGCAGATCGAACAGCAACGCTTGATGGTGCACACAAACCTGAAAACAGCTTATGAAACCTATCTCACCAATCTGGAATTGGTTAAGCTGGAAGAAAAAAACGAAGATATCGCGCGTCAAAATCTAAACATCACATTAGCAAAGTATACCATCGGTTCGATCAGTTCCGTAGAATTTAGGGATGCGCAAGAAAACTTCGTCAATGCCCTCTCACGATTTAATACGGCACAACTGCAGGCCAAATTGTCCGAAGTTCAATTGAAAGAGCTGATCGGACAGATTGATTTTTAA
- the carB gene encoding carbamoyl-phosphate synthase large subunit, translated as MPRNTSINSVLIIGSGPIVIGQACEFDYSGSQAALSLKEEGITVSIINSNPATIMTDKVIADHVYLLPLTCESIEKILQEQQIDAVLPTMGGQTALNLCIEASNLGLWEKYNVQVIGVDVAAIEKTENREEFRQLMIDIGVGVAPSKIANSFLEGKEAAQIIGFPLVIRPSYTLAGTGGGFVHRKEDFDAALNRGLHASPTHEVLVEQAVLGWKEFELELLRDSNDNVIIICTIENFDPMGIHTGDSITVAPGMTLSDKCYQDMRNQAIRMMRSIGNFAGGCNVQFSVNPENEDIIAIEINPRVSRSSALASKATGYPIAKIAAKLAIGYNLDELQNQITKTTSAYFEPTLDYVIVKIPRFNFDKFKGANKELGLQMKAVGEVMSIGRTFIEALQKACQSLETNRWGLGADGRQLRNLEEIMDSLEHPSGDRVFHIKDAFELGVPLESIRKATRIDKWFLVQIQELVHLETELRRYQLNNIPRDFFLTLKQKGYSDAQISWLLGNVTEDEVYARRKELDINRVYKMVDTCAAEFSAKTPYYYSTFEDENESVISDKKKIVVLGSGPNRIGQGIEFDYSCVHGLIAAKEAGFEAIMINCNPETVSTDFNMADKLYFEPVFWEHVREIIELEKPEGVIVQLGGQTALKMAERLEALGVKIIGTSFSDMDLAEDRGRFSDLLKDLDIPYPKYGVATSAEEALKVANEVGYPVLVRPSYVLGGQGMSIVINDEDLEKAVVNLLKNLPGNHILIDHFLDRAEEAESDSICDGEDVHIIGMMEHIEPAGIHSGDSSAVLPPFSLSKAVQDQMEAYSIKLAKALNVKGLLNIQFAVKGEKVYVIEANPRASRTVPFIAKAYDAPYINIATKIMLGVNKLKDFTIERKLTGYAIKEPVFSFSKFPEVDKTLGPEMKSTGEAIRFIKDLQDPFFRELYSQKSMFLNAQ; from the coding sequence ATGCCTAGAAACACCTCCATTAATTCAGTTTTAATCATTGGTTCGGGACCTATTGTCATCGGTCAAGCCTGTGAATTTGATTATTCAGGATCTCAAGCGGCCCTTTCTTTAAAGGAAGAAGGCATAACCGTATCCATTATCAATTCGAACCCTGCAACGATTATGACCGATAAGGTTATTGCAGATCACGTTTATTTGTTGCCGCTTACATGTGAAAGCATCGAAAAAATCTTACAGGAGCAACAGATTGATGCCGTTCTACCGACCATGGGTGGACAAACGGCGTTGAACCTGTGTATCGAAGCGTCTAACCTCGGACTTTGGGAAAAATACAATGTCCAAGTTATTGGTGTAGACGTAGCAGCAATTGAGAAAACGGAAAACAGAGAGGAATTCCGTCAATTGATGATTGACATTGGTGTCGGTGTGGCTCCATCGAAAATCGCCAATTCTTTTCTGGAAGGAAAAGAAGCTGCTCAAATAATCGGATTTCCGCTAGTTATCCGTCCATCGTATACGTTAGCCGGAACAGGTGGCGGTTTCGTGCACAGAAAAGAAGATTTTGATGCTGCCCTAAATAGAGGACTACACGCTTCTCCTACGCATGAGGTTTTGGTTGAGCAAGCGGTACTTGGCTGGAAAGAATTTGAGTTGGAATTGCTGCGTGACAGCAATGATAATGTTATTATTATCTGTACGATCGAAAACTTTGATCCGATGGGTATCCACACGGGCGACTCGATAACGGTAGCACCGGGCATGACCTTGAGCGACAAATGTTACCAGGATATGCGTAACCAAGCTATCCGCATGATGCGCTCTATCGGAAACTTTGCTGGCGGATGTAACGTACAATTTTCAGTGAATCCAGAAAACGAAGACATTATTGCCATCGAGATCAACCCACGCGTGTCGCGGTCATCGGCGCTTGCTTCAAAAGCTACAGGTTACCCGATTGCGAAGATCGCGGCAAAATTAGCCATCGGTTATAATCTGGATGAACTACAAAACCAGATCACAAAAACAACCTCTGCATATTTCGAGCCTACACTAGATTACGTGATCGTAAAAATTCCGCGTTTCAACTTCGATAAATTCAAAGGTGCAAATAAAGAATTAGGCTTACAGATGAAAGCCGTAGGTGAAGTTATGTCTATTGGTCGTACGTTTATCGAGGCGCTTCAGAAAGCTTGTCAATCGTTGGAAACCAACCGTTGGGGGTTAGGTGCCGATGGTCGCCAACTTCGCAACCTGGAAGAGATCATGGATAGCCTGGAGCACCCAAGTGGCGACCGTGTTTTCCATATTAAAGATGCTTTTGAATTAGGCGTTCCATTGGAATCGATCCGCAAAGCAACACGTATTGATAAATGGTTTTTGGTACAAATACAAGAGCTTGTACATTTAGAGACGGAGTTACGCCGTTATCAATTGAACAATATTCCGCGCGACTTTTTCCTGACGCTAAAACAAAAAGGATATTCTGACGCGCAAATCTCTTGGTTACTAGGCAATGTTACTGAAGATGAGGTATATGCTCGTCGTAAAGAGCTTGATATTAACCGTGTTTACAAAATGGTTGATACTTGTGCTGCTGAATTTTCGGCCAAAACGCCTTACTACTATTCGACTTTTGAGGACGAAAATGAGTCGGTTATTTCTGATAAAAAGAAAATCGTCGTGCTAGGATCTGGTCCAAACAGGATTGGTCAAGGTATCGAATTTGACTATTCCTGCGTACACGGCTTGATCGCTGCAAAAGAGGCTGGTTTTGAAGCTATCATGATTAACTGTAACCCAGAGACGGTTTCTACAGATTTCAACATGGCCGATAAACTTTATTTCGAGCCGGTATTTTGGGAGCACGTCAGAGAAATTATCGAGTTAGAAAAACCAGAAGGGGTTATTGTACAACTTGGTGGACAAACGGCGCTTAAAATGGCGGAACGTTTGGAAGCGTTGGGTGTAAAAATTATCGGTACATCATTTTCTGATATGGACTTGGCAGAAGATCGTGGACGTTTCTCTGATTTGTTGAAAGACTTGGATATTCCTTATCCGAAATATGGTGTGGCGACTTCAGCAGAGGAAGCCTTAAAGGTTGCCAATGAAGTTGGCTATCCAGTACTTGTGCGTCCATCATATGTATTAGGAGGACAAGGAATGAGCATCGTGATCAACGATGAAGATTTGGAAAAAGCTGTGGTAAACTTGCTGAAAAACCTTCCGGGTAACCACATCTTGATTGACCACTTCTTGGATCGTGCAGAAGAAGCCGAGTCTGACTCTATCTGCGACGGTGAGGACGTGCATATCATCGGTATGATGGAGCATATTGAGCCTGCGGGTATTCACTCCGGTGATTCTTCGGCGGTATTGCCGCCATTCAGCTTGTCAAAAGCTGTACAAGATCAAATGGAAGCTTATTCGATCAAACTTGCCAAAGCACTAAACGTAAAAGGTTTGTTAAACATCCAGTTTGCGGTGAAAGGCGAAAAAGTTTACGTTATCGAAGCTAACCCGCGTGCATCGCGTACGGTTCCGTTTATTGCCAAAGCTTACGACGCACCGTATATTAACATTGCTACAAAAATCATGTTAGGTGTAAACAAGTTGAAAGACTTTACCATCGAACGCAAACTTACTGGATATGCTATTAAAGAACCAGTATTCTCTTTCTCTAAATTCCCTGAAGTTGATAAGACCTTAGGGCCAGAAATGAAATCTACTGGCGAGGCTATCCGTTTCATAAAGGATCTACAAGATCCTTTCTTCCGAGAACTCTACAGTCAAAAATCGATGTTCTTGAACGCACAATAA
- a CDS encoding Gfo/Idh/MocA family protein → MSSLAITLPAINNDAFAAATNFNMSGYAAPKIDKVRVAVIGLGMRGPGAVDRLSYIAGAEIVALCDKHADRVAKAQTILTGKGLAEVKSYSGEDGWQQMLKELELDLVYICTPWAYHAPMAIAAMKAGAHAACEVPIGLTVKECWDVVKTSEETKKHCMMLENCCYDFFEMLTLNMVRQGLFGELVHAEGAYIHDLLSLNFSKKGYDNMWRLRENIKMNGNLYPTHGLGPIAQCLNVNRGDRMTHLVAMQSNDFMMAKRAQELAAEDAFFQEFVGKRYRGNMDTTLIKTEKGKTIMVQHDVTSPRPYSRIHLLSGTKGFAQKYPKEGIAFGHSFVKEEELKDLYEKYTPELIKYIGEKAKEVGGHGGMDFMMDWRLIDCLRNGLPLDHDVYDGASWSSIVPLSCESVAKNSKAVNIPDFTKGAWKTNKPHDLTLAGGGNTEIRPKVSKDQKNQLKVE, encoded by the coding sequence ATGTCAAGTTTGGCAATTACCTTGCCGGCGATTAACAACGATGCGTTCGCTGCAGCGACTAATTTTAATATGAGCGGTTACGCTGCTCCAAAGATCGATAAGGTGCGTGTAGCTGTGATTGGTTTAGGGATGCGTGGTCCTGGAGCTGTAGATCGTTTGTCGTATATAGCAGGGGCAGAAATTGTCGCCTTATGCGATAAACATGCAGATCGCGTAGCTAAGGCGCAAACCATTCTTACGGGAAAAGGACTTGCCGAAGTAAAATCCTATTCCGGAGAAGATGGCTGGCAGCAAATGTTAAAAGAGTTGGAATTAGATTTAGTGTATATCTGTACACCGTGGGCATACCACGCGCCGATGGCAATAGCCGCCATGAAAGCGGGCGCTCATGCGGCCTGCGAAGTGCCTATTGGTCTAACCGTGAAAGAGTGCTGGGATGTTGTTAAGACATCCGAAGAGACGAAAAAACACTGCATGATGTTGGAAAACTGTTGCTATGACTTTTTCGAAATGTTAACCCTTAATATGGTGCGACAAGGACTTTTTGGCGAATTGGTACATGCAGAAGGTGCTTATATCCATGATTTGCTTTCGCTTAATTTTAGTAAAAAAGGCTACGACAATATGTGGCGTTTGCGCGAAAATATAAAAATGAATGGAAACCTTTATCCTACGCATGGTTTAGGGCCTATCGCGCAGTGTTTGAATGTAAACCGTGGCGACCGGATGACACATCTTGTCGCGATGCAGTCCAACGATTTCATGATGGCGAAACGTGCGCAGGAACTTGCCGCTGAAGATGCTTTTTTTCAAGAGTTTGTAGGCAAGCGCTATCGCGGAAACATGGATACCACCTTGATCAAGACAGAGAAAGGTAAAACTATTATGGTGCAGCATGACGTGACCTCACCGCGTCCATACTCGCGCATCCATTTGCTTAGCGGAACAAAAGGTTTTGCGCAGAAATATCCGAAAGAAGGTATAGCCTTTGGGCACAGTTTTGTAAAAGAAGAAGAACTCAAAGATTTATACGAAAAATACACCCCCGAATTGATTAAATATATTGGCGAAAAAGCCAAAGAGGTTGGCGGACACGGCGGCATGGACTTCATGATGGATTGGCGATTGATCGATTGTTTGCGCAACGGTTTACCGCTTGATCACGATGTGTACGATGGTGCTTCCTGGAGCTCGATAGTACCGCTAAGCTGTGAGTCGGTGGCTAAAAACAGTAAAGCAGTTAATATCCCTGATTTTACAAAAGGTGCCTGGAAAACCAATAAGCCGCACGATCTTACTTTGGCAGGCGGAGGCAATACTGAAATACGGCCAAAAGTGTCAAAAGACCAAAAAAATCAACTCAAAGTGGAATAA